One Ignavibacteriota bacterium DNA segment encodes these proteins:
- a CDS encoding ribulose-phosphate 3-epimerase, which translates to MLVIAPSILTANFARLEEEIRSLEAAGADWIHLDVMDGHFVPNLTFGPLVVKSVRATTKLPLDAHLMIEDPDRWIDAYRTAGADSITVHAEACPHLHRTLHHIRETGARAGVSVNPATPLAMIDEVLCEADLILIMSVNPGFGGQSFIPGSVERIRRTAAAITAAGSKAVIQVDGGIDAVTSRAVVSAGATVLVAGNYILTAASRAAAVRALRDSAGHDRLPAGAVLA; encoded by the coding sequence ATGCTTGTCATTGCTCCATCGATCCTCACAGCGAACTTCGCGCGCCTTGAAGAGGAGATCCGCTCCCTCGAAGCTGCGGGAGCAGACTGGATACATCTGGATGTCATGGACGGACATTTTGTGCCGAACCTGACGTTCGGGCCTCTTGTCGTGAAGTCGGTGCGTGCGACGACAAAGCTCCCCCTGGATGCGCATTTGATGATCGAGGACCCCGACCGTTGGATCGATGCGTATCGTACGGCGGGGGCGGATTCGATCACGGTCCACGCGGAGGCGTGTCCGCATCTGCACCGGACCCTCCACCACATTCGCGAGACGGGAGCACGCGCCGGGGTGAGTGTGAACCCGGCAACGCCCCTTGCCATGATCGATGAGGTCCTGTGCGAGGCCGATCTGATCCTGATCATGTCCGTCAATCCTGGATTCGGCGGACAGTCATTCATCCCCGGGTCTGTTGAGCGGATCCGGCGGACCGCAGCGGCGATCACGGCCGCCGGTTCGAAGGCCGTGATCCAGGTTGACGGCGGGATCGACGCCGTCACTTCCCGTGCGGTGGTCAGTGCGGGCGCGACGGTTCTTGTCGCGGGCAATTACATACTCACCGCCGCCTCCCGGGCCGCGGCCGTGCGCGCCCTGCGCGACAGCGCCGGGCACGACCGCCTTCCCGCCGGAGCCGTCCTCGCCTGA
- a CDS encoding Lrp/AsnC family transcriptional regulator yields the protein MLDDIDLKILDILQRAGRTRRNDLAESVGLSLPSVSERLRKLEEASVITGYHARVDHKRMGNDITAFIVVTVDSSRHYAGFLDHAHGLDEIMECHAITGDGTHLLKVRTCNTASLEKLLAKIQAWSGVVHTRTQLVLSTAKETSRIKFFLSPSTTSRG from the coding sequence ATGCTCGATGACATTGATCTGAAAATTCTGGACATCCTCCAGCGGGCCGGGCGTACCCGCCGGAACGACCTCGCGGAATCTGTCGGACTCTCCCTGCCGTCCGTGAGCGAGCGCCTCCGAAAGCTGGAGGAGGCCAGCGTGATCACCGGCTATCACGCCCGGGTGGATCACAAGCGGATGGGGAACGATATCACGGCATTCATTGTCGTGACCGTCGACTCTTCGCGGCACTATGCGGGGTTCCTGGATCACGCCCATGGCCTTGACGAGATCATGGAATGCCACGCCATCACCGGCGACGGCACACATCTGCTGAAGGTGCGCACCTGCAATACCGCCTCGCTCGAGAAACTCCTGGCGAAGATCCAGGCATGGTCCGGCGTGGTCCATACACGCACCCAGCTCGTCCTTTCGACCGCAAAAGAGACATCACGCATCAAGTTCTTTCTTTCACCATCAACTACATCACGAGGATAA
- the glnA gene encoding type I glutamate--ammonia ligase — translation MATADASGAVGNVFKLIKDSGATMIDLKFMDLPGQWQHLSVPIQQLEESSFEDGFGFDGSSIRGWKAINESDMLLIPDPSTAFVDLFIKEKTVSLVCDVYDPLTKEKYERCPRNIAQKAEAFLKSTGIADTAFFGAEAEFFIFDDVRFDTNEHCSYHYVDSIEGRWNSGREEMPNLAYKPRYKEGYFPVAPTDHFQDLRNEMTKNLMAVGLHVEAQHHEVATAGQSEIDLKFAPLLASADAMLLFKYVIKNTAAQNGHTVTFMPKPLFGDNGSGMHVHQSLWKGGKPLFYGNGYANLSEMAMHYIGGLLKHAPALCAITNPTTNSYKRLVPGFEAPVNLAYSQRNRSASIRIPMYSKSPKAKRLEFRCPDPACNPYLAFSALLLAGLDGIMNKIDPGQPLDKDIYDLEPEELKNVPSTPGSLEEALHALERDHEFLLRGDVFTEDTIQAWISYKMDKEVKPMALRPHPYEFGLYYDV, via the coding sequence ATGGCAACAGCAGACGCGTCAGGCGCGGTCGGCAATGTCTTCAAGCTGATCAAGGACAGCGGCGCCACGATGATCGATCTCAAGTTCATGGACCTGCCGGGACAGTGGCAGCATCTGTCGGTCCCCATCCAGCAGCTCGAGGAATCGAGCTTTGAGGATGGCTTCGGCTTCGACGGATCCTCGATCCGCGGCTGGAAGGCGATCAACGAAAGCGACATGCTTCTCATCCCTGACCCGTCCACGGCGTTCGTGGACCTCTTCATCAAGGAGAAGACCGTCAGCCTCGTCTGCGATGTCTATGATCCGTTGACGAAGGAAAAGTACGAGCGGTGCCCGCGCAACATCGCCCAGAAGGCGGAAGCGTTCCTGAAATCGACCGGCATTGCGGATACCGCGTTCTTCGGTGCCGAGGCCGAGTTCTTCATCTTCGACGATGTGCGGTTCGATACGAACGAACACTGCTCGTATCATTACGTCGATTCGATCGAAGGCCGTTGGAACTCCGGCCGCGAAGAGATGCCGAATCTGGCATACAAGCCGCGCTACAAGGAAGGGTACTTTCCGGTGGCACCGACGGATCATTTCCAGGACCTTCGCAATGAGATGACGAAGAACCTGATGGCTGTCGGCCTTCACGTGGAAGCACAGCACCATGAAGTGGCAACCGCAGGGCAGTCGGAGATCGACCTCAAGTTCGCTCCGTTGCTCGCCAGCGCGGACGCCATGCTCCTCTTCAAGTACGTCATCAAGAACACGGCCGCACAGAACGGCCACACCGTCACCTTCATGCCCAAGCCGCTGTTCGGCGACAACGGGTCCGGCATGCACGTCCATCAGAGCCTGTGGAAGGGCGGCAAGCCGCTGTTCTACGGGAATGGCTACGCCAACCTGAGCGAGATGGCGATGCACTACATCGGCGGCCTGTTGAAGCACGCTCCTGCGTTGTGCGCGATCACGAACCCGACGACGAATTCGTACAAGCGTCTGGTCCCCGGCTTCGAAGCACCGGTGAACCTCGCGTACTCGCAGCGCAACCGCAGTGCGTCGATCCGCATCCCGATGTACTCCAAGAGCCCGAAGGCGAAGCGCCTGGAATTCCGGTGCCCCGATCCGGCATGCAACCCGTACCTTGCGTTCTCGGCGCTGCTGCTGGCAGGCCTGGATGGCATCATGAACAAGATCGATCCGGGACAGCCGCTGGACAAGGACATCTATGATCTGGAGCCGGAGGAGCTGAAGAACGTGCCGTCGACCCCGGGCTCCCTCGAGGAAGCCTTGCACGCACTGGAACGCGACCATGAGTTCCTGTTGCGCGGCGATGTGTTCACCGAGGACACCATCCAGGCATGGATCTCGTACAAGATGGACAAGGAAGTGAAACCGATGGCCCTCCGTCCGCATCCGTACGAGTTCGGCCTGTACTACGACGTCTAG
- a CDS encoding enoyl-CoA hydratase/isomerase family protein, which produces MDFHAIRYAAGERVARITLNRPSERNALDDATVGELTAAFITAARDPGVKVVVLAGAGAAFCAGIDPAHQERMSGADLEQNRADSLRFATLLRTIYEIRKPVCALVHGPALGAGCGLATVCDFVVASRDRAKFAVSEVRTGMVPALIAPYLVRRVGEGRARELILRGHTVSATEAQDMGLITSAVADDQLEKKGSALVAELVEKSSSVAMSMAKDLLSKLNGMNGSDTIDFTINVYAAARMTTECRKGAQAINKDEEPEW; this is translated from the coding sequence ATGGACTTCCACGCGATCCGATATGCCGCCGGTGAGCGCGTCGCTCGCATCACGCTCAACCGTCCCTCAGAGCGCAATGCTCTTGACGATGCAACCGTGGGCGAACTCACGGCTGCGTTCATTACTGCCGCGCGCGACCCCGGCGTCAAGGTCGTTGTCCTTGCCGGTGCGGGGGCTGCGTTCTGTGCCGGCATCGACCCTGCCCACCAGGAGCGGATGAGTGGCGCCGATCTCGAGCAGAACCGCGCAGACTCCCTGCGCTTCGCCACACTTCTCCGGACGATCTACGAGATCCGCAAACCCGTCTGCGCACTCGTCCATGGCCCGGCACTCGGTGCTGGTTGCGGACTTGCCACGGTGTGCGATTTCGTCGTTGCCTCGCGCGACCGTGCGAAGTTCGCCGTGTCCGAGGTGCGGACCGGAATGGTGCCGGCACTCATCGCGCCGTATCTTGTGCGGCGGGTGGGGGAAGGCCGCGCGCGTGAGCTGATCCTTCGCGGGCATACCGTGTCGGCGACAGAGGCGCAGGATATGGGACTCATCACGTCGGCCGTCGCGGATGACCAGCTGGAGAAAAAAGGATCCGCACTCGTCGCAGAGCTCGTGGAGAAGAGCAGCAGTGTTGCCATGAGTATGGCGAAGGATCTGCTCAGCAAACTCAACGGGATGAACGGGTCGGATACGATCGATTTCACGATCAACGTCTATGCTGCAGCGCGGATGACCACCGAATGCCGCAAGGGTGCACAGGCGATCAACAAGGATGAGGAACCGGAATGGTGA
- a CDS encoding adenine phosphoribosyltransferase: MVKGPAGELARTIRTVPDFPKPGIMFRDITTLLKDKDAFARAADILVERYQDQRIDKVVCVESRGYILGAVLASRLHAGFVPVRKPGKLPAKTFREEYQLEYGVDALEIHTDALQKGERVVVHDDLLATGGTAAATCRLIERLEGVIVGVSFLIELEFLNGRDKLGALDIFSIIRYNKE, translated from the coding sequence ATGGTGAAGGGACCAGCAGGCGAACTCGCCCGGACCATCAGGACCGTTCCTGATTTCCCGAAGCCCGGGATCATGTTTCGCGACATCACAACGTTGCTCAAGGATAAGGATGCGTTCGCCCGGGCCGCCGACATCCTCGTGGAGCGCTATCAGGACCAGCGCATCGACAAGGTCGTTTGCGTCGAGTCCCGCGGGTATATCCTCGGGGCCGTTCTCGCATCGCGCCTTCACGCCGGCTTCGTGCCCGTGCGCAAGCCCGGGAAGCTCCCCGCCAAAACCTTCCGCGAGGAGTATCAGCTCGAGTACGGCGTCGATGCCCTTGAGATCCACACGGATGCCCTTCAGAAAGGGGAGCGGGTGGTCGTCCACGATGACCTTCTGGCCACGGGCGGCACGGCTGCGGCAACCTGCCGGCTGATCGAACGCCTCGAGGGCGTCATCGTGGGCGTCTCCTTCCTCATCGAACTTGAATTCCTGAATGGCCGCGACAAGCTTGGCGCCCTCGACATCTTTTCGATCATCAGGTACAACAAAGAGTGA
- a CDS encoding tryptophanase, translated as MKTIIEPFRIKSVEPITFTSRAERELILAEGSYNLFLIRAEHVLIDLLTDSGTSAMSADQWAGMMRGDESYAGARSFYRFEEKVRSLTGMRHIIPTHQGRAAEKILFSIAGGPGKVVPNNSHFDTTRANVEFSGAEAVDLPCEVGKDPDTIADFKGNMDVAALDAFITRTGRERIPLCMLTITNNSGGGQPVSMANIRAVREVCTRNGIPLFLDACRFAENAYFIKLREPGYADTSVASIAREMFSYADGVTMSAKKDALVNMGGFLALNDDAMAAAARNLLIVTEGFPTYGGLAGRDLEAIAQGLDEILDEHYLQYRIRSVAYLGDRLVAAGVPILRPPGGHAIYLNAKKFLPHIPVSEYPGQALSIELYLAAGIRSVEIGSVMFGKYDPAGHLIPARMELVRLAIPRRVYTQSHIDYVIEAVIEVFQNREALRGVRIVEEPPMLRHFTAKFKKVV; from the coding sequence ATGAAAACCATCATTGAACCATTCCGCATCAAATCGGTAGAGCCGATCACATTCACCTCGCGCGCAGAGCGGGAGTTGATCCTGGCAGAAGGCTCCTACAATCTGTTCCTCATCCGCGCGGAGCATGTGCTCATCGATCTCCTCACGGACAGCGGGACCTCGGCAATGAGCGCCGACCAGTGGGCAGGGATGATGCGGGGCGACGAATCCTATGCGGGGGCGCGCAGCTTCTATCGGTTCGAGGAAAAGGTGCGTTCGCTCACCGGCATGCGGCATATCATTCCGACCCATCAGGGACGCGCCGCCGAGAAGATCCTCTTCTCCATAGCGGGAGGGCCGGGAAAGGTCGTGCCCAACAATTCTCACTTTGATACCACACGGGCGAACGTCGAATTCTCCGGCGCCGAGGCGGTCGACCTGCCGTGTGAAGTGGGGAAGGACCCGGACACCATCGCGGACTTCAAGGGGAACATGGATGTCGCCGCGTTGGATGCCTTCATCACCCGCACGGGGAGGGAACGGATCCCCCTGTGTATGCTGACCATCACCAACAACTCCGGCGGGGGGCAGCCTGTCTCGATGGCGAACATCCGCGCCGTCCGTGAAGTGTGTACGCGCAACGGCATCCCCCTGTTCCTTGATGCCTGCCGGTTCGCAGAGAATGCGTACTTCATCAAGTTGCGCGAGCCCGGCTACGCGGACACGAGCGTGGCAAGTATCGCCCGGGAGATGTTCTCATACGCGGATGGGGTCACGATGAGTGCGAAGAAGGATGCGCTCGTCAACATGGGTGGATTCCTGGCGCTCAACGACGACGCCATGGCCGCCGCTGCCAGGAATTTGCTGATCGTGACGGAAGGGTTTCCGACGTACGGGGGTTTGGCAGGGCGGGACCTTGAAGCCATCGCCCAGGGGCTGGATGAGATCCTGGATGAGCACTATTTACAGTACCGGATCCGCTCCGTGGCCTATCTCGGAGACCGGTTGGTGGCCGCCGGGGTTCCCATTCTCCGCCCCCCGGGGGGGCATGCGATCTATCTCAATGCGAAGAAATTCCTCCCGCACATTCCGGTTTCCGAGTATCCCGGGCAGGCGCTGTCGATCGAACTCTATCTGGCGGCCGGGATCCGCTCTGTGGAGATCGGAAGCGTGATGTTCGGGAAATACGACCCCGCGGGGCACCTTATCCCGGCGCGGATGGAGTTGGTTCGCCTGGCCATCCCCCGGAGGGTCTATACCCAGAGCCACATTGACTACGTGATCGAAGCCGTGATCGAGGTATTCCAGAACAGGGAGGCTTTGCGGGGGGTCAGGATCGTGGAGGAACCACCTATGCTCCGGCACTTCACCGCAAAGTTCAAGAAAGTTGTATAA
- a CDS encoding YIP1 family protein has product MKARGLTRACPVCGTENDDLAVVCSSCKGYIQAKVDTLDLFQTIWGLMESPSATFRRIALAGSKNYIVPLTVLFGVALVYALLWNANYGVREPQLATILGLGILAGPVLGAVVFLVLSRFLSVVTPLGGRKVTPRNAFAMLAYAVVPVVLSLIIIFPIEIAVFGIYLFDTNPPPIVLNPLAYVVLIGLDGIAALWSVVLVWTGIRVMAGCSPGVAVVLTAACLAAVGALFLIPLR; this is encoded by the coding sequence ATGAAAGCACGCGGCTTGACGCGGGCATGTCCCGTCTGTGGTACGGAGAACGACGACCTTGCAGTGGTCTGTTCGTCCTGCAAAGGATACATCCAGGCAAAGGTCGATACGCTTGACCTGTTCCAGACGATCTGGGGCCTGATGGAGTCCCCATCGGCCACGTTCCGCCGGATCGCGCTTGCAGGGTCGAAGAACTACATCGTGCCCCTTACCGTCCTGTTCGGCGTTGCGCTTGTGTACGCGCTGCTCTGGAATGCGAACTACGGCGTTCGCGAGCCGCAGTTGGCGACGATCCTGGGCCTCGGGATCCTTGCCGGCCCGGTGCTCGGAGCGGTGGTGTTCCTGGTCTTGTCGAGATTCCTTTCGGTCGTCACGCCACTCGGTGGTCGAAAGGTCACACCCCGCAATGCCTTCGCCATGCTCGCATACGCCGTCGTACCGGTGGTGCTGTCGCTCATCATCATCTTTCCGATCGAGATCGCGGTGTTCGGGATCTATCTCTTCGACACGAACCCGCCGCCGATCGTGCTCAATCCCCTGGCGTATGTCGTCCTCATCGGGCTCGATGGGATCGCGGCGCTCTGGTCGGTGGTGCTTGTGTGGACCGGCATCCGCGTGATGGCGGGGTGCAGTCCCGGTGTTGCCGTCGTGCTGACGGCCGCCTGCCTTGCGGCGGTGGGCGCACTCTTTCTCATTCCGCTCCGGTGA